One Sulfurimonas sp. HSL-3221 genomic window, GAAGTTGTCAACGAGATCTTTAGAGCCAAAGAGCAAGCGTGAGATCGAAATTAAAATGGACGAGCTCAGGAGATATCTGTGAAAGAAACTCATTGCAGCAGTTGTGCAAAAGTACTGGATGGAGAGTGGTCGTACAGATACAGAGGAGAGCGTTTCTGCCGCCAATGTTTTGAATCGAATTTTACCTTGCGAACATGCACAAAATGTGGCCGAAAAAAGAAAGTTCACAACGATCTAGTGGTTGCTGTTTGCAAGATATGCCAAGTTAAAAATTCCCCGTGTATAAGATGTGGGAAGACTGACTATACGCCAGGATTGATCAGTGGACAAGGACCGGTATGCAACTCATGCTCAAAGTATTTTCGCCCCTATAAAACTTGTACAGAGTGCGGAAAAACTACATACACTGTCTCTAATAGAACATTTAACGATGGAAAGGTGGCACTTGTTTGCCAATCTTGCTACAACAAGCACTTGCCTGTCTGCTCTCAATGCAGAAAACAGAGAAAGGCTTATACATATGATGATGAACAAAAGCCAGTATGCCGGATTTGTGCGTTGGAGGGAACACGGACATGCAAAGTTTGTGGCGAGGAATTCCCTGCAGGCGTTGGTCGTATTTGCACGTCGTGCAGCAGTAACAACTCGTTAGGCCGCCAGATTGATTTTGGTCAGCATGCCTTGTCACCCTTTATGGCCGAATATTTTACACAATTTTCACAGTGGCTTGTGAAAAGAAGAGGCTCGCAGTTCGCTTCCAATAAGATCAAGCAATATTTTCCTTATTTCTTTGACCTGGATCGTTTTGCAGAAGAGCTAGAAAGGCATCCATCTTACGAAGAACTCGTTGACCGTTTCACGGTGGCCAGAACACGTCAAAATCTTCTTGTGAGCATTTTTCTGGATGAGATCGGAGTGATCAGAATTGACAAGAGAGTACAGGAAGAATACTCCAACATGGATATGATTGAACGTTATCTCGGTAGATTCCCTAAGAAGACTTGGCAAGCGGATATGCTTCATAAATATTCTGAACACTTGCATACAAAGCTTCAAAACGACCAAACGACGGTACGGTCAATACGGTTAGCATTAGGTGGCGCCGTAAATTTATTGCATTACTGCAGGCATTTTGTGCCGGTCGAATTATCCAATAAAGCCCTGCATGGGTACCTATGGAAATTCCCTGGACAAAGGGGTACTTTGACAGGGTTCGTCAATTTCGTAAACAGCGGATATTCAATAGACCTCCAGCTTCCAAACGCGGGCAAGACAATACTGCATACTCCAACTAAAAGCCGCCAATTGCTTGAGCGTCTCTTTTTGGAGGCACTTAGAAGCGGAGAACAGGATCTAAGCAGTGTTGTCAAGAAGACTGTACTCGCTATAGAGTATCTGCATCATGTCGGTATTCCGGACAATGTTGTAATTGAACTACGTGACATAAAAAGATCAAAAAAGGATAGCAGCTGGAGTGTACGTTTGGCAGGAAGGGAGTTTTATTTGCCGGAGGAGGTCACTCCTGCGGCAAAATGATCATTTATCCTTGCAGAACGCTTCGTGGAATGAATGATATTCACTAATCAGGTGTATATCTCTCAAAGAAGCTTTTTCGTTTTTCTTGTGGCGCAATTTTGTTGATCTCAAAAGCATATTGACATATGTTGGATAAGTTGCGTTACCATCGCATATTTTTTTTAGAGAAGAGCTATTTTTATCTTGTACAATTTCCTGGACCACTTCCTTTGGGTAATAATAGACGATGTTGTCTCTAATGCCCATCATGAGAATAATCTGCGATTGGTTTTGATCAGAAAACTGAACCTCTTGAATGGCCGGTAAAGTAGATTCCATGGTATAGCTTTCTACAGCCATATCAACCAGGTAATCTTTAAAAAGAGGGTCGTCAACTTTGAGATAAGTCGCTCTCACAAAATTCACCCCTGAAATCATCAATGTAATAGCTAGAAAAATCATTGCTCCTGCTGTAATAGTGACTAACGCACTTTTGATGGAATCAAGCAAACTAGGTTTGCATTTGATGATATATTGTTTGCTCATCTTTTCAAGCACATGTAGTGGGAGTACTCCACCACCTCCCATGACGAGTGTATACGCAAGTATCAAGCCGCCAATGAATAGAAGGGTTTCTTCTGCAATCAGAACGACCGATTCAATTGAGATGGAATGTAGTGGGAATCCGAAGATTAATAGTCTGACAACAATGCTCACGACGACAATAGAAAACATCGCAATGAACAAACTCAGTACATTGCCAATCGATAGCTTGTTTTTTACTTCGTCGATGAAGTGTCTGATCGGGTTGGTGTCAGTGAATTTTTTTGTTTCGGACTCAAAGGGACAAAGATGTTTCTTGATTACTGCAGCACTCTTTTTGTCTTTGACTGGTACTACAAACAAATCAATGAGCAGGTTCTTCCGGTCTTGTCTTGGTTCAAGAAACGAGTGCAGTCCAGACTTAAACTCCATGCGCATGATGTCCTCAAACAAATTAGGCCTATTCCCCGATATGGCTTGCATTGTAAAAATGATGCTGTTGGTTATTTGATCGGTAACACATATAAAGAAAAATACTTCTGGCCGCTTGCCATCTTTGGGGGTATCCAAAAAGGAAAGGGTGTAATTGTGCTGATAGGCCAGGAACTTTTCTACTGTTGTAGATGTGTGGTATTGACCATATGCACTACATAGTTTCACGAAGTCTTTCATATAATTGTCTGTCATAGAACCCTCCAATGTTTTTTGTGCCTGCAATATAGCAAATAGATAAAATATTGTTCAAAAATATTTCATATTGCATCTTGTGGTATCACATATTGTGTTTTAGATAGTCGATACAAGGAAATGAAATGATAAAAACTCTTGCCATACTCTTACTATTGACAGCTTTACTATCAGCAATATCCATTCATGAGAAAGATTTTGGGAATGTCCGGATTGCAGAAGTGACAAGTATTTATGATGGGGACACATTTAGGGTGAATATATTAGGTTATCCCGGAATTATAGGAGAACGCATCCCCATTCGGCTAAACGGCATTGATACGCCCGAGATAAGAGGGAAGTGTGATAAAGAAAAAATCCTGGCACGCAAAGCAAAGCAGTACACTGTACATGCCTTGAGGGCTGCGAATACGATTGAATTAAGGCATATGAAACGAGGAAAGTATTTTCGAATTGTTGCAGATGTCTATGTGGATGGGAGAAGTCTCGCTCGGGGACTGATAACCAGTGGTTTTGCCGTGCCTTACGATGGTGGTAGAAAGACAAAAGACTGGTGTGAGTAAAAAGGTTGACTAGTTATCATGAAGGTTGAAATTCCTACGATTTCGGATCTTAGAAACTCTCAAGTAATCGGATTGGGGAATGAGGTGCTGGCTAGAGGAGTCTCGGTTTATGTCAGACCCCTGGGTATGGCATTGGGGGAGGATGAAATGGTCAAACTCTGCCCAGACGGCAAATGTCAAATTGTACACATTGATGAAGAATTTCATGAGGTCGTTCTTAGCAAGGTGGATGAACATAATCACATCAAGAGAGTATTCGAAGACTCCTTCTAAAGTTTAACACCTAGATGGTGCGTATGCAGATTTTCAGCCGGACTGCAGGCTGGAACATTCGTGTCAATGATGAATGAAAATTGCAAGCACACTGTTTGACTCATTCAAGCTCTAGAGTTGTATAAAAGAACAACCAAGTATAGGGCACACTAACATATATCTTCACATTAATAAATTTATTTCCATACTGTTACAGTGATACATAATTAAGTAAATAATTAGAAACAAACATATACTATTGTGAAAAATTAATTAAAATAACCAAAATAAATCTACTATGTTTCTTCAAATGATGACGGATTTTGTAGTAGAGAAAGGTTCAATGAGTAATGATCAGGCATTTTTCCAAACAGACCAGTTTATTATTACTGTCAGGGGTGAGTCTAGCTTTTATAGGTTGTAATAGCGGTGATAGCGATCATCAGGCGAGCGTTAATATTGACACGAGTAATCAGCAGCTCTTAGTTGCTACACTTTTCGATTCTATAGACAGTACTACGCCACAACTCCCCTCTGTGAAAGAGACAAAAACACCGGATCCCTCTTCGATGTCATATGCTGAAGCGCTTGCAAGTATCAAAGGAGAATCAGATTCAAAAAAAGAGACGGTCTCGACTTGCAGTGGAGGGGGAATGATATATTCCAACGGTTCGGAAGGCAGCGCA contains:
- a CDS encoding thermonuclease family protein; this encodes MIKTLAILLLLTALLSAISIHEKDFGNVRIAEVTSIYDGDTFRVNILGYPGIIGERIPIRLNGIDTPEIRGKCDKEKILARKAKQYTVHALRAANTIELRHMKRGKYFRIVADVYVDGRSLARGLITSGFAVPYDGGRKTKDWCE